The Candidatus Hydrogenedentota bacterium DNA segment GCGGTCATACACCTCATTGACAATCCGCAAGCGACTTCGCGCGATTTGATGCGATTTGTAAAAGCGCCGGACTTCCCGACAGGCGGCATCATCTACGGCACCGAAGGCCTTTCCGAAGCCTACGAGACCGGCCGCGGGCGGATTACGGTGCGCGCCAAGGTTGCGGTTGAACACGACGTCAGCAGCGGCAAGGATCGCTTGATCGTCAGCGAGATTCCTTACCAGGTCAATAAGTCGCGCGTCGTTGAAGCGATTGCCGCGCTCGTGCGCGAAAAGACTGTTGAAGGCATTACGGACCTGCGCGACGAATCCGACCGCGAAGGCATGCGCATCGTGATTGAGGTGCGCAAGGGCGACGAACCGCAGGTTATTCTCAACCAGCTTTACAAGCACACACAGCTTCAGGATACGTACAGCATCATGATGCTGGCGTTGGTGCGCAACCAGCCTCGCGTGCTCTCCCTCGCGGAGATGATCTATCACTACGTGCGGCACCGCGCCGAAATCGTCAAGCGCCGCACGATGTACGATCTGCGCAAAGCCGAAGAGCGGGCGCACATCCTCGAAGGGCTGCTCAAAGCCATCGATCACATCGACGAGGTTATCGCGATCATCCGCGCCAGCGCCGACACGGAAGAGGCCCGCAACCGCTTGATGGAGCGATTCGGCTTTACCCATGTGCAGGCCAATGAAATCCTTGCGATGCGCCTGCGCCGCCTCACGGGCCTCGAACGCGAAGAATTGGAGAAGGAATATCAAGAACTCCTGAAAGAGATCGAACGTTTCAAGCAGATCTTGTCCAGCGAACGTACGATCCTCGCCGAGGTTCGCAAAGAGATCCTTGAGGTGCGCGACAAGTACGGCGACGAGCGGCGCACGCAGATTCTTGGGGAGCGCTCCGAGTTCTCCGTCGAAGACCTCATCGCCGACGAAGACATGGTCGTGACCGTGTCGAACGAAGGCTACATCAAGCGCGTGCCGGTGAACGCCTACCGCAAGCAGCGCCGCGGCGGGCGTGGCGTCACGGGTATGGAGACGAAGGAAGAGGACTTCGTAAAAGACCTCTTCATCGCGTCGACGCATCAGTACATGCTGTTCTTCACGAATCGCGGCAAGGTCTATTGGCGGAAAGTTCACGAATTGCCGAAGGCGAGCCGTACGGCGCGGGGCCGTGCGATTGTTAACGTGCTTGAGCTAACCGGCGACGAAGTCGTAACGGCATGTCTGCCCGTGCGCGACCTGAACGACGACGGCAAGTTCGTGTTCATGGTAACGAAAGACGGTACGGTCAAGAAGACGGAGTTGAAAGCGTTCAGCAATCCGCGCGCGACAGGTATCATCGCCATCGACCTCGATAAGGGCGACGAGCTTATTGAAGTCTCGATCACGTCCGGCAACGACAACATCCTGATTGCGACGTACTTGGGCATGGCCATCCGGTTCCCCGAATCCGACGTCCGTCCGATGGGGCGCAACGCGCGCGGCGTGATTGGCGTCCGTCTCGACAAGGGCGACCGGGTCATTGGCGTATCCATTGCCCATGAAGAGCAGACCGTGCTGAGTGTGACCGAGAACGGATTCGGAAAGCGCACGCAGGTCGGCGAGTACCGCCTGCAGCATCGCGGCGGTCAGGGAATCATCAACATCAAGACCACGGCCCGCAACGGGAACGTCGTCGCCATGATGACAGTCGATGACAATGACGAGATCGTGGTGGTCAGCACGGACGGGATCGTAATACGGACCACGGTGAAGGACATTCGCACCATCGGCCGCAACACCCAGGGCGTGAAAGTCATGACCCCGAACGAGGGCGCCAAGATTAGCGCCGTGGGCCGTGCCGTGACCGAAGACGACGGCGATGATACCGGCTCGGCGGTTGAAGACGGGGATACCGGGGAGTAAGCCGAACTACACCGTAACGGGCGCGTCAAGCGATTCTCGAATCTGCCGGAGCAGAACGCCGGGACTGTACGGCTTCTGGATAACCTGAACTCCCGTCTCGGGCAAGTGTTCCGCCGCAAGCATGCCAAAGCTATACCCGCTGCAGAATAGGACTTTCATGCCTGGCTTCAGAGCCATGATGACGTCGTAAACCGCTTTCCCACTCTTCTTTGGCATGACCACATCCAGCAAGCACAGGGAGATCTGCTCCTTGTGCGACTCAAAGATCCGCAGTGCCTCCTCGCCGTCATTAGCAAGCAGTACCGTGTAACCGGCGTTTTGCAGCAGCTTTGATGTCAGTTTTCGGACTTGCTCCTCGTCCTCGGCAACCAGAATGGTCTCTGTGCCGGAAGGGGTCGAGGCCGGCGCATACTGTGACTCGAAGCCGGACTCGGGAGTATTAACGCCCGTTGGCAAGTAGATGCGAAAGACGGTGCCCTTGTTGAGTTCGCTGTACACGTGGATGAACCCAGAGTGCTGCTTGACGACTCCGTATACGGTGGCCAGGCCGAGTCCAGTTCCTTTACCCACCTCCTTGGTCGTGTAGAAGGGCTCAAAGATGTGGCTTTGGACTTCTTGGGACATACCGTGACCGGTGTCCGCAACTTCCAGCAACACATACTTGCCTTCACGAGCCCAAGGATAAAGCCTCACGAATTCGTCATTCACGGAAACAGCTTCTGTCTTAATTTGGATGGTGCCACCCGAAGGCATCGCATCGCGAGCATTGACACACAGGTTCATGAGCACTTGGTCAAGTTGACCCAAGTCGCCGTGAATAAAAGGCAATTCGGTTGAAATCGATGTCTCCAGGACAATGTGCTCGCCGATCACCCTTCTGATCAACTTCAAGACATTGGCGATCACGGCATTCAGATTGACGCTCGTCAACTGCGCCGTATCCTTTCTGCTGAAGGTCAACAATTGTCTGACGAGCGTTGTCGCGCGGGAGGCGGCGCCTTTCACTTCGTTCAGTTGAGCATACGCAGCGTTCGAGCGCGGCATTTCATCCAGTGTCAGGTCGATATAACCTGAAATCACTTGGAGCAGATTATTGAAATCGTGCGCCACACCCCCGGCGAGCTGTCCAACGGCCTCCATTTTCTGCGACTGCCGATACTGTTCTTCCAGCCGGCGGTGATCGGTTACGTCACGGCCTATCGTCGCGATGCCAATCCGAATACCGGATCCGTCCCGCAGATGGGTTGTATCCCAGACCAGATTACGGCGCGAGCCAGACTTTGTGACAATAGTGCGCTGCACGTTGGATTGAGCGACTCCGTCATCGATACAGCGTTGGTAAGACTGCCTGGCCTCCGCACGCTCTTCCGGGGCAACGATGGTCTCATAGTAGTCGGATCCCAGCAATTCTTCCCGCGACCAACCGGTCATCGCAACGAATGAGTCATTGCAGAATGTGATCATGCCGTTCGCATCAAGCATCAGTGCAAGCAGGCTGGTTCGTTCCAGCAGCTCTCTGAACCGGGCTTCGCTTTCATTTGCCGCAAGCTGCGCCTCATGGATTTCCGTAAGATCACGAACGCTTGCCAGAATGTACACGGACCCCCGCAGCGAGATGCTGGTCAAATACACTTCAACGTCAAATTCACTCTTGTCGTTGGGGCGTTGAGCCTTCCACTCGAACAACATGTTGTTTCCGGCCAGTACACGGCTCCAATTTCTCTTGGCATCGTCAAGAGATTGTTCCGCCACGGAGAGGTCGGCAATCGTACACCGTAGTGCTTGCGCACGCGTAAGGCCGTACATCTTCAGCATCTTCTCGTTGACTTCGACAATGTTCCCCCCCCGGTCATGCACGATAATGGCTTCGTATACATTGTCAATCACGGTCTGGAGCGCGTTTCGCGATTCGACAAGGGCATCCTCGCGCGCCCTCGCCTCCGAGATATCGGTAATTGAGCCCAAGAAGCGAGGCACCCCGGCGGTGTCGCCCTTGACTACCATGCCACTATCTTCAACCAGCAAACTCGAACCGTCCGCGCGAGTGAGACGATACTCGAGCATATAGGCGCGTCCGCTTATGCCGGCCAGGTCCAACGAAGCAAGAACACGCGACACATGCTGGGGGGCGATCATCTTTTCCCACTCTGCCCATTCGATCCCGCGGCGTACGTCCGACGGATAACCTGTTATCGCCTCAATCGCGCCTTCCCAAACAATACGGCCCAAACTCCGGTCATAGTCGTACACGAGCTGCCCGGTGCGCGAGGCTACTTCCCGCAGCCGCCGTTCGTTCTCGGCCAAGAGCTGTCCGGTACGTTTTCTTTCCGAGATGTCGCGCACTGTCACCAGGATGGCGCCTACCGAAGGATCATCCAGCAGATTCTCGGCGATAGCCTCGATCCAGTGCAGCGAACGATCTGCATGATAGGCACGAAATTCGATCGTCATCGCATTACCACTCTTCGCCGATGCCTCCTCGAAGAGTCTTCTGCATTCGGGTCTGTCGTCGGGATAGACAAACTCAAGGGAGGGATGACCAAGGATCGCTTCCGGGTCATATCCCAGTACGCGCTGCACGGAGGGGCTGATATACGAAACAATACCATTGCCGTCGAACAAAGCAATCACATCGGAGGAGTGCTGCAGCAGAGCCCGAAACCTCTCATCGCTTACCTCAAGAGCCTTGGAAGCGCGGGCACGTTCCTCCAGATTGGCCTGCAGCGACGCCAGCAGTCCGTTGAACGCCGCAGATAGTTCGCAGATTTCGTCGCCGCCATTGTCTTCGGCCCGCAATGAGTAGTCGCGCGTTCTCTGAACGTCCGCAACCAGGCTATGCAGCTTGGTAA contains these protein-coding regions:
- the gyrA gene encoding DNA gyrase subunit A; this encodes METPSERIIPIAIEQELKTSFLDYSMSVIVSRALPDVRDGLKPVHRRILYAMHELGLVNNKPYRKSAAIVGDAMGKYHPHGDQAIYDTLVRMAQPWAMRYPLIDGQGNFGSIDGDSPAAMRYTEARMAAVTAEMLKDIEKETVETQDNYDSRLQEPIVLPSAIPNLLVNGSYGIAVGMATSVPPHNLTEVCDAVIHLIDNPQATSRDLMRFVKAPDFPTGGIIYGTEGLSEAYETGRGRITVRAKVAVEHDVSSGKDRLIVSEIPYQVNKSRVVEAIAALVREKTVEGITDLRDESDREGMRIVIEVRKGDEPQVILNQLYKHTQLQDTYSIMMLALVRNQPRVLSLAEMIYHYVRHRAEIVKRRTMYDLRKAEERAHILEGLLKAIDHIDEVIAIIRASADTEEARNRLMERFGFTHVQANEILAMRLRRLTGLEREELEKEYQELLKEIERFKQILSSERTILAEVRKEILEVRDKYGDERRTQILGERSEFSVEDLIADEDMVVTVSNEGYIKRVPVNAYRKQRRGGRGVTGMETKEEDFVKDLFIASTHQYMLFFTNRGKVYWRKVHELPKASRTARGRAIVNVLELTGDEVVTACLPVRDLNDDGKFVFMVTKDGTVKKTELKAFSNPRATGIIAIDLDKGDELIEVSITSGNDNILIATYLGMAIRFPESDVRPMGRNARGVIGVRLDKGDRVIGVSIAHEEQTVLSVTENGFGKRTQVGEYRLQHRGGQGIINIKTTARNGNVVAMMTVDDNDEIVVVSTDGIVIRTTVKDIRTIGRNTQGVKVMTPNEGAKISAVGRAVTEDDGDDTGSAVEDGDTGE
- a CDS encoding PAS domain S-box protein — its product is MTIRTKAFYVIWGILCLLIVTLLVLRVVFIFRNADYADREEIRRGARLAVRLLEREANELGRVATDYSGWDDTYEYIVSRDAKFIESNFPPSTFSNNSLDLAILLDAAGQSAYAETYNPELNACQPVPEEVLNLIAGDREILQRAADEGGAAGVWMLLDTPTLLAYRPILKSDLTGPVKGTLIFGRRVDSDMLASVSQLTGKRVTVLQLEDPAIPGHTQDALRRGNFVSDPPVDLPGAGIAVGYSMLVDGHGRPTCVIRCEGKRADRTTYILTAALAGGTLLLGLAISGISALFLLDRLLFQRLTKLHSLVADVQRTRDYSLRAEDNGGDEICELSAAFNGLLASLQANLEERARASKALEVSDERFRALLQHSSDVIALFDGNGIVSYISPSVQRVLGYDPEAILGHPSLEFVYPDDRPECRRLFEEASAKSGNAMTIEFRAYHADRSLHWIEAIAENLLDDPSVGAILVTVRDISERKRTGQLLAENERRLREVASRTGQLVYDYDRSLGRIVWEGAIEAITGYPSDVRRGIEWAEWEKMIAPQHVSRVLASLDLAGISGRAYMLEYRLTRADGSSLLVEDSGMVVKGDTAGVPRFLGSITDISEARAREDALVESRNALQTVIDNVYEAIIVHDRGGNIVEVNEKMLKMYGLTRAQALRCTIADLSVAEQSLDDAKRNWSRVLAGNNMLFEWKAQRPNDKSEFDVEVYLTSISLRGSVYILASVRDLTEIHEAQLAANESEARFRELLERTSLLALMLDANGMITFCNDSFVAMTGWSREELLGSDYYETIVAPEERAEARQSYQRCIDDGVAQSNVQRTIVTKSGSRRNLVWDTTHLRDGSGIRIGIATIGRDVTDHRRLEEQYRQSQKMEAVGQLAGGVAHDFNNLLQVISGYIDLTLDEMPRSNAAYAQLNEVKGAASRATTLVRQLLTFSRKDTAQLTSVNLNAVIANVLKLIRRVIGEHIVLETSISTELPFIHGDLGQLDQVLMNLCVNARDAMPSGGTIQIKTEAVSVNDEFVRLYPWAREGKYVLLEVADTGHGMSQEVQSHIFEPFYTTKEVGKGTGLGLATVYGVVKQHSGFIHVYSELNKGTVFRIYLPTGVNTPESGFESQYAPASTPSGTETILVAEDEEQVRKLTSKLLQNAGYTVLLANDGEEALRIFESHKEQISLCLLDVVMPKKSGKAVYDVIMALKPGMKVLFCSGYSFGMLAAEHLPETGVQVIQKPYSPGVLLRQIRESLDAPVTV